One Danio rerio strain Tuebingen ecotype United States chromosome 9, GRCz12tu, whole genome shotgun sequence genomic region harbors:
- the lectin gene encoding lectin isoform X1: MMVMLRSLLLLSLFSMGNAAARRCTRQWSRFGSRCFRYFSVPVNWVTAERNCQLLGGNLVSVQNGMENDFLLSLIPNSERFFIGGYDGEDEENWFWSEGSSFGYTNWCSGEPNNMNTEHCLEINWTSDRCWNNLPCSTEQGYICAKNLDGCS, translated from the exons ATGATGGTGATGCTGAGAAGTCTTCTGCTGCTTTCCTTGTTTTCCATGGGGAATGCAGCAG CTAGGAGATGCACACGTCAATGGAGTAGGTTTGGATCTCGATGCTTTAGATATTTCTCTGTACCAGTGAACTGGGTCACAGCAGAG AGAAACTGTCAACTTCTTGGTGGGAATCTTGTTTCTGTGCAAAATGGTATGGAAAATGATTTTCTGCTGAGTCTTATACCCAACTCCGAACGTTTCTTTATTGGTGGCTATGATGGTGAAGAT GAAGAAAACTGGTTTTGGTCTGAAGGATCTTCATTTGGTTATACCAACTGGTGCTCAGGAGAGCCTAACAACATGAATACGGAGCACTGCTTGGAGATCAACTGGACAT cgGATCGTTGTTGGAATAACTTGCCTTGTTCAACTGAACAAGGCTATATATGTGCCAAAAACCTGGATGGGTGCTCTTAA